From a region of the Bombus terrestris chromosome 8, iyBomTerr1.2, whole genome shotgun sequence genome:
- the LOC100647186 gene encoding ras-specific guanine nucleotide-releasing factor 1 isoform X5: protein MLSPKMQRTVRVNDSQLIMLSEKAHYDHSFTGYLHKRTADSAKWQLRWFVLYQNLLFYYENESCSRPSGVVLLEGCYCDRLITAKGKEPDKQHCFAISYRRENQRSYELKAATESDCKTWIEAIREASFNRLLLQKEELEQKHLHLLQIVESEKTAKWQYTQQCEELASEIKKLRGELCALKKELRPVASSYTGRPGVQRTMSQGTGSLYISGSSFGYEAHGSGISAFGLRDISEGSIEMQKIKKVQSFFRGWLCRRRWKQIVEQYIKSPHAESMRKRNSLVFQMVEAEEEYTEQMEILVSCFLRPFKMAASSKKPPCSHEDVNSIFLNSETVLFLHQIFLKGLTSRMESWPTLVLGDLFDMLLPMLSIYQEYVRNHHYSLQVLTECKQSSPSFAALLTRLENKTACGGRSLETFLTYPMHQIPRYIITLHELLAHTPYDHVERKSLQNARQQLEYLSRQMHDEVSETENLRKNLAVERMIVEGCDILLDVNQVFVRQGTLIQIIDKPKGARSRLSATFGGKGGGDKEAVRQCFLFSNHLLLTTRQSDDDGRLNLVPQIGKIPLSDAVLVEDPNDQSTADDDASSTLGLRRHSKQWMICLVQNGISESSGSGSGSASSQLQNRDFKIILDLKSGGSQITVHLVAPTIQEKAAWISDISQCMDNVQFNDLVRGSLSDTSSVTMPQSIRNDPKLFKDDVDIRFSRTLNSCKVPQIRSATPERLLQRLTDLRFLSIDFLNTFLLTYRVFTNGVTVLEALKKVFYEAEPPDAEMPTGSLVSLDVLGGNAADSQLHVDDRRRSSVSPRRTSGASSVSGYGSEISDSREAKSHGSCDSSSGGYTLNSKGYWRSGGYKKDNTVISAPSSPSNLSSVTLVGSTGSGSGSGSDRSPQDGVTYSRGVSEETDTPVATDPPKGEEQFVYEDAESETSKRAKEETPTKTPTTPKATAIETTENEASKHEKEIQPAKEGESSSPSAQPPSPQQNQLNQQRQHLHHNEHRASIASAPAATARSSSISTITGNYWMSRRSIQEIEMSSQQGNFQHDQVSSKAGVVITSFRQSHRSVGPVPIWSSTSTAATAFAIATSASSNPPDKGIDGNNRSGSCRDKNRRKESVMSTAATMRVLNVLRHWVSKHAQDFESDQTLKNLTIEFLEDIMYCSNLLPAEHKAASQLLRLITKEEPESNKVDLKKLLASPTVQTKESIETLSALEIAEQMTYLDHKIFVSISSEEFLGQAWMKTDKATRAPHILLMTKRFNEVSQLVVSEIIRRSNMSARVAAIEKWAAVADISRVLHNYNGVLQICAAFTNSSVFRLKKTWEKVSKTTKQTIERLQNIVSSDGRFRNLRDALHRCDPPCIPYLGLYLTDLSFIEEGTPTMTEDGLLNFSKMRMIAHVIREIRHFQQTPYKIELITKVTNYLLDPSLMLNEKDLYRMSLEIEPRTSRLSSSTLINLPPSVSHTSTK, encoded by the exons CACTGTTTCGCGATATCCTATAGAAGGGAGAATCAACGATCATACGAGCTAAAAGCGGCTACAGAGTCAGACTGCAAAACGTGGATCGAAGCTATACGAGAAGCTAG TTTCAACAGATTGCTGTTGCAAAAGGAGGAGCTCGAGCAGAAGCATTTGCACCTGTTGCAGATTGTCGAGTCCGAGAAGACGGCCAAGTGGCAGTACACACAGCAATGCGAGGAGCTCGCATCAGAAATAAAGAAGCTCCGAGGGGAA CTGTGCGCCCTGAAGAAAGAGTTAAGGCCTGTAGCTTCGTCGTATACAGGAAGACCGGGAGTTCAAAGGACCATGTCCCAAGGCACTGGCAGTTTATACATATCGGGATCCTCTTTTGGATACGAGGCGCATGGTTCGGGAATTTCAGCGTTTGGATTACGAGATATCAGCGAAGGCTCGATCGAGAtgcagaaaattaaaaaggttCAAAGCTTCTTCAGGGGTTGGCTGTGCCGCAGGCGTTGGAAGCAGATCGTCGAGCAGTACATTAAAAGCCCTCATGCTGAGAGTATGCGTAAGCGGAACAG CTTAGTGTTTCAAATGGTGGAAGCCGAAGAAGAATATACGGAACAGATGGAGATATTAGTGAGCTGTTTCTTGAGGCCTTTTAAGATGGCTGCCAGTTCAAAGAAACCCCCTTGTAGTCACGAGGATGTGAATAGCATATTTTTGAATAGCGAAACAGTGTTGTTCCTTCATCAGATCTTCCTGAAGGGTCTCACTTCTCGTATGGAGAGCTGGCCCACTTTAGTTTTAG GCGATTTGTTCGACATGTTACTACCAATGTTGTCAATTTATCAAGAATACGTCAGGAACCACCATTACAGTCTTCAAGTGTTGACTGAATGCAAGCAATCATCACCTTCGTTCGCTGCATTGCTCACTAGATTGGAGAACAAGACTGCTTGCGGAGGACGTTCACTGGAGACCTTTTTAACGTATCCTATGCATCAG ATTCCAAGATACATTATTACGCTGCACGAATTATTGGCTCACACTCCTTACGATCACGTTGAACGAAAAAGTTTACAAAATGCGAGGCAACAATTGGAATATTTATCGAGACAAATGCACGACGAG GTCAGTGAAACAGAAAATTTGCGAAAAAACTTGGCCGTGGAACGAATGATCGTAGAGGGTTGCGATATTTTACTCGACGTCAATCAAGTGTTCGTCAGACAGG GTACGCTCATCCAAATCATAGATAAACCAAAAGGAGCTCGAAGTAGATTGAGCGCGACGTTTGGAGGCAAAGGTGGCGGCGATAAGGAAGCAGTCAGACAGTGCTTTCTCTTTTCCAATCATTTGTTACTAACGACGCGTCAATCGGACGACGATGGTCGTTTGAATCTTGTCCCACAAATAGGAAAAATACCTCTTTCCGATGCGGTGTTAGTGGAGGACCCTAACGACCAGAGTACCGCAGATGACGATG CTTCTTCGACTTTGGGCCTGCGGCGACATTCCAAGCAGTGGATGATCTGCCTTGTGCAAAA CGGCATCAGCGAGAGCAGCGGAAGTGGTAGCGGAAGTGCCAGTAGCCAATTGCAGAACCGTGACTTCAAAATCATACTCGACTTAAAATCTGGCGGATCTCAAATTACAGTACACCTCGTAGCTCCTACTATTCAG GAGAAAGCTGCTTGGATAAGCGATATCAGCCAGTGTATGGACAACGTTCAGTTCAACGATTTAGTTCGAGGCTCGTTGTCGGACACTAGTTCCGTCACGATGCCTCAATCCATCAGGAACGATCCAAAGCTGTTCAAGGACGACGTAGATATCAGATTCAGTAGGACCTTAAATTCCTGCAAGGTGCCGCAAATTCGATCAGCCACTCCCGAACGACTACTTCAACGTCTGACGGATCTCAGATTTCTCAGTATAGATTTCCTCAATACGTTTTTGTTAACGTATCGAGTATTCACCAATGGCGTTACTGTACTGGAAGCTCTGAAGAAAGTGTTTTACGAGGCTGAGCCACCTGATGCCGAGATGCCTACTGGCTCCCTGGT ATCCTTAGACGTATTGGGTGGAAACGCAGCGGACTCGCAATTGCACGTGGACGATAGAAGACGAAGCAGCGTTTCACCACGAAGAACCAGCGGGGCTAGTTCAGTTTCTG GATACGGATCGGAAATAAGCGACAGCCGCGAAGCGAAGAGTCACGGTTCCTGTGACTCTAGCAGCGGCGGATACACGCTCAATTCAAAGGGATATTGGCGCAGTGGCGGATATAAAAAGg ATAATACGGTAATAAGCGCACCTTCCTCTCCGAGCAACCTGAGTTCCGTTACGTTGGTTGGGTCAACTGGTTCAGGGTCAGGATCAGGATCGGATCGAAGTCCACAGGATGGGGTTACTTATTCGCGTGGCGTCTCCGAAGAAACGGATACACCTGTGGCAACGGATCCGCCAAAAGGGG AGGAACAGTTCGTCTATGAGGATGCCGAGTCTGAAACATCGAAACGAGCGAAAGAGGAGACACCAACGAAAACTCCTACAACGCCAAAGGCGACAGCCATCGAAACAACCGAGAACGAAGCAAGCAAACACGAGAAAGAGATACAGCCCGCGAAAGAAGGCGAAAGTAGCAGTCCATCGGCTCAGCCGCCGTCTCCTCAACAAAATCAGCTTAATCAACAGAGGCAGCATCTACATCATAACGAACATAGAGCGTCCATCGCCTCTGCTCCTGCGGCTACCGCAAGAAGTAGCTCGATTTCTACTATAACTGGA AATTATTGGATGAGCAGGCGATCGATTCAAGAAATCGAAATGTCTTCCCAACAAGGCAACTTCCAACATGACCAGGTTTCCAGCAAAGCTGGAGTAGTGATTACCAGCTTTCGGCAGAGTCATCGAAG CGTTGGACCTGTACCTATCTG GAGTAGTACCTCGACGGCTGCAACTGCATTCGCAATTGCAACATCTGCGTCGAGCAACCCCCCGGACAAAGGCATTGATGGAAATAATCGCAGTGGTTCTTGTCGAGACAAAAACAGACGCAAGGAGTCGGTCATGTCAACTGCAGCCACGATGCGAGTGTTAAACGTTTTGAGGCATTGGGTCTCGAAACACGCTCAAGACTTCGAGTCTGATCAGACGTTGAAAAATCTGACGATCGAATTTCTCGAGGATATCATGTACTGCTCGAATCTTCTCCCAGCCGAACACAAAGCCGCGAGCCAACTTCTTCGATTGATCACGAAAGAAGAGCCAGAGAGCAACAAAGTGGATCTGAAGAAGCTGTTGGCATCTCCCACT GTGCAAACGAAAGAAAGCATCGAGACGCTATCGGCGCTTGAAATCGCAGAGCAAATGACGTACTTGGATCACAAGATCTTCGTGTCTATTTCAAGCGA GGAATTTCTTGGACAAGCGTGGATGAAAACTGACAAGGCTACGCGCGCACCGCACATTCTCCTGATGACGAAGAGATTCAACGAAGTGTCGCAGTTGGTCGTCTCCGAGATTATCCGGCGTTCGAATATGTCAGCGAGAGTCGCAGCGATCGAGAAGTGGGCCGCTGTCGCGGATATCAGCAGGGTTTTGCACAATTACAACGGTGTGCTACAGATTTGCGCGGCTTTTACGAACAGCAGCGTGTTCAGATTGAAGAAGACTTGGGAAAAAGTTTCGAAAACG ACGAAGCAAACGATCGAGAGACTACAGAATATCGTGTCTTCGGACGGTCGCTTTAGAAATCTACGGGACGCTTTGCATCGATGCGATCCACCTTGCATTCCTTATTTAGGATTATATCTGACCGATCTTTCTTTCATAGAAGAGGGTACACCAACTATGACCGAAGATGGCCTTTTAAACTTTTCCAAAATGAGAATG ATTGCCCACGTGATTCGAGAGATACGACATTTCCAGCAGACACCCTACAAGATCGAACTGATAACGAAAGTTACGAATTATCTGCTGGACCCGTCGTTGATGCTAAACGAGAAGGATCTATACCGCATGTCCTTGGAGATCGAGCCAAGAACATCCAGGCTAAGTAGTTCAACCTTAATTAATCTGCCACCTTCTGTGAGCCATACATCCACAAAGTAA
- the LOC100647186 gene encoding ras-specific guanine nucleotide-releasing factor 1 isoform X2, with protein sequence MLSPKMQRTVRVNDSQLIMLSEKAHYDHSFTGYLHKRTADSAKWQLRWFVLYQNLLFYYENESCSRPSGVVLLEGCYCDRLITAKGKEPDKQHCFAISYRRENQRSYELKAATESDCKTWIEAIREASFNRLLLQKEELEQKHLHLLQIVESEKTAKWQYTQQCEELASEIKKLRGELCALKKELRPVASSYTGRPGVQRTMSQGTGSLYISGSSFGYEAHGSGISAFGLRDISEGSIEMQKIKKVQSFFRGWLCRRRWKQIVEQYIKSPHAESMRKRNSLVFQMVEAEEEYTEQMEILVSCFLRPFKMAASSKKPPCSHEDVNSIFLNSETVLFLHQIFLKGLTSRMESWPTLVLGDLFDMLLPMLSIYQEYVRNHHYSLQVLTECKQSSPSFAALLTRLENKTACGGRSLETFLTYPMHQIPRYIITLHELLAHTPYDHVERKSLQNARQQLEYLSRQMHDEVSETENLRKNLAVERMIVEGCDILLDVNQVFVRQGTLIQIIDKPKGARSRLSATFGGKGGGDKEAVRQCFLFSNHLLLTTRQSDDDGRLNLVPQIGKIPLSDAVLVEDPNDQSTADDDASSTLGLRRHSKQWMICLVQNGISESSGSGSGSASSQLQNRDFKIILDLKSGGSQITVHLVAPTIQEKAAWISDISQCMDNVQFNDLVRGSLSDTSSVTMPQSIRNDPKLFKDDVDIRFSRTLNSCKVPQIRSATPERLLQRLTDLRFLSIDFLNTFLLTYRVFTNGVTVLEALKKVFYEAEPPDAEMPTGSLVSLDVLGGNAADSQLHVDDRRRSSVSPRRTSGASSVSGYGSEISDSREAKSHGSCDSSSGGYTLNSKGYWRSGGYKKVDEEQQLGLISEAPSIIKRSPTIQSSTASIGSQSPATPRKISIRVDKEKKEEDDGCHLTIPKVIGVSSSSETLTDNTVISAPSSPSNLSSVTLVGSTGSGSGSGSDRSPQDGVTYSRGVSEETDTPVATDPPKGEEQFVYEDAESETSKRAKEETPTKTPTTPKATAIETTENEASKHEKEIQPAKEGESSSPSAQPPSPQQNQLNQQRQHLHHNEHRASIASAPAATARSSSISTITGNYWMSRRSIQEIEMSSQQGNFQHDQVSSKAGVVITSFRQSHRRSSTSTAATAFAIATSASSNPPDKGIDGNNRSGSCRDKNRRKESVMSTAATMRVLNVLRHWVSKHAQDFESDQTLKNLTIEFLEDIMYCSNLLPAEHKAASQLLRLITKEEPESNKVDLKKLLASPTVQTKESIETLSALEIAEQMTYLDHKIFVSISSEEFLGQAWMKTDKATRAPHILLMTKRFNEVSQLVVSEIIRRSNMSARVAAIEKWAAVADISRVLHNYNGVLQICAAFTNSSVFRLKKTWEKVSKTTKQTIERLQNIVSSDGRFRNLRDALHRCDPPCIPYLGLYLTDLSFIEEGTPTMTEDGLLNFSKMRMIAHVIREIRHFQQTPYKIELITKVTNYLLDPSLMLNEKDLYRMSLEIEPRTSRLSSSTLINLPPSVSHTSTK encoded by the exons CACTGTTTCGCGATATCCTATAGAAGGGAGAATCAACGATCATACGAGCTAAAAGCGGCTACAGAGTCAGACTGCAAAACGTGGATCGAAGCTATACGAGAAGCTAG TTTCAACAGATTGCTGTTGCAAAAGGAGGAGCTCGAGCAGAAGCATTTGCACCTGTTGCAGATTGTCGAGTCCGAGAAGACGGCCAAGTGGCAGTACACACAGCAATGCGAGGAGCTCGCATCAGAAATAAAGAAGCTCCGAGGGGAA CTGTGCGCCCTGAAGAAAGAGTTAAGGCCTGTAGCTTCGTCGTATACAGGAAGACCGGGAGTTCAAAGGACCATGTCCCAAGGCACTGGCAGTTTATACATATCGGGATCCTCTTTTGGATACGAGGCGCATGGTTCGGGAATTTCAGCGTTTGGATTACGAGATATCAGCGAAGGCTCGATCGAGAtgcagaaaattaaaaaggttCAAAGCTTCTTCAGGGGTTGGCTGTGCCGCAGGCGTTGGAAGCAGATCGTCGAGCAGTACATTAAAAGCCCTCATGCTGAGAGTATGCGTAAGCGGAACAG CTTAGTGTTTCAAATGGTGGAAGCCGAAGAAGAATATACGGAACAGATGGAGATATTAGTGAGCTGTTTCTTGAGGCCTTTTAAGATGGCTGCCAGTTCAAAGAAACCCCCTTGTAGTCACGAGGATGTGAATAGCATATTTTTGAATAGCGAAACAGTGTTGTTCCTTCATCAGATCTTCCTGAAGGGTCTCACTTCTCGTATGGAGAGCTGGCCCACTTTAGTTTTAG GCGATTTGTTCGACATGTTACTACCAATGTTGTCAATTTATCAAGAATACGTCAGGAACCACCATTACAGTCTTCAAGTGTTGACTGAATGCAAGCAATCATCACCTTCGTTCGCTGCATTGCTCACTAGATTGGAGAACAAGACTGCTTGCGGAGGACGTTCACTGGAGACCTTTTTAACGTATCCTATGCATCAG ATTCCAAGATACATTATTACGCTGCACGAATTATTGGCTCACACTCCTTACGATCACGTTGAACGAAAAAGTTTACAAAATGCGAGGCAACAATTGGAATATTTATCGAGACAAATGCACGACGAG GTCAGTGAAACAGAAAATTTGCGAAAAAACTTGGCCGTGGAACGAATGATCGTAGAGGGTTGCGATATTTTACTCGACGTCAATCAAGTGTTCGTCAGACAGG GTACGCTCATCCAAATCATAGATAAACCAAAAGGAGCTCGAAGTAGATTGAGCGCGACGTTTGGAGGCAAAGGTGGCGGCGATAAGGAAGCAGTCAGACAGTGCTTTCTCTTTTCCAATCATTTGTTACTAACGACGCGTCAATCGGACGACGATGGTCGTTTGAATCTTGTCCCACAAATAGGAAAAATACCTCTTTCCGATGCGGTGTTAGTGGAGGACCCTAACGACCAGAGTACCGCAGATGACGATG CTTCTTCGACTTTGGGCCTGCGGCGACATTCCAAGCAGTGGATGATCTGCCTTGTGCAAAA CGGCATCAGCGAGAGCAGCGGAAGTGGTAGCGGAAGTGCCAGTAGCCAATTGCAGAACCGTGACTTCAAAATCATACTCGACTTAAAATCTGGCGGATCTCAAATTACAGTACACCTCGTAGCTCCTACTATTCAG GAGAAAGCTGCTTGGATAAGCGATATCAGCCAGTGTATGGACAACGTTCAGTTCAACGATTTAGTTCGAGGCTCGTTGTCGGACACTAGTTCCGTCACGATGCCTCAATCCATCAGGAACGATCCAAAGCTGTTCAAGGACGACGTAGATATCAGATTCAGTAGGACCTTAAATTCCTGCAAGGTGCCGCAAATTCGATCAGCCACTCCCGAACGACTACTTCAACGTCTGACGGATCTCAGATTTCTCAGTATAGATTTCCTCAATACGTTTTTGTTAACGTATCGAGTATTCACCAATGGCGTTACTGTACTGGAAGCTCTGAAGAAAGTGTTTTACGAGGCTGAGCCACCTGATGCCGAGATGCCTACTGGCTCCCTGGT ATCCTTAGACGTATTGGGTGGAAACGCAGCGGACTCGCAATTGCACGTGGACGATAGAAGACGAAGCAGCGTTTCACCACGAAGAACCAGCGGGGCTAGTTCAGTTTCTG GATACGGATCGGAAATAAGCGACAGCCGCGAAGCGAAGAGTCACGGTTCCTGTGACTCTAGCAGCGGCGGATACACGCTCAATTCAAAGGGATATTGGCGCAGTGGCGGATATAAAAAGg tgGACGAAGAGCAGCAACTAGGTTTGATTTCCGAAGCCCCTTCAATTATAAAGCGAAGTCCTACCATTCAATCGTCCACTGCGTCCATTGGTTCTCAATCTCCTGCAACACCACGAAAAATCAGCATTCGCGTggacaaagaaaagaaagaagaagatgatGGCTGTCATTTAACGATACCGAAGGTCATTGGTGTTTCGTCCAGCTCTGAGACACTCACGG ATAATACGGTAATAAGCGCACCTTCCTCTCCGAGCAACCTGAGTTCCGTTACGTTGGTTGGGTCAACTGGTTCAGGGTCAGGATCAGGATCGGATCGAAGTCCACAGGATGGGGTTACTTATTCGCGTGGCGTCTCCGAAGAAACGGATACACCTGTGGCAACGGATCCGCCAAAAGGGG AGGAACAGTTCGTCTATGAGGATGCCGAGTCTGAAACATCGAAACGAGCGAAAGAGGAGACACCAACGAAAACTCCTACAACGCCAAAGGCGACAGCCATCGAAACAACCGAGAACGAAGCAAGCAAACACGAGAAAGAGATACAGCCCGCGAAAGAAGGCGAAAGTAGCAGTCCATCGGCTCAGCCGCCGTCTCCTCAACAAAATCAGCTTAATCAACAGAGGCAGCATCTACATCATAACGAACATAGAGCGTCCATCGCCTCTGCTCCTGCGGCTACCGCAAGAAGTAGCTCGATTTCTACTATAACTGGA AATTATTGGATGAGCAGGCGATCGATTCAAGAAATCGAAATGTCTTCCCAACAAGGCAACTTCCAACATGACCAGGTTTCCAGCAAAGCTGGAGTAGTGATTACCAGCTTTCGGCAGAGTCATCGAAG GAGTAGTACCTCGACGGCTGCAACTGCATTCGCAATTGCAACATCTGCGTCGAGCAACCCCCCGGACAAAGGCATTGATGGAAATAATCGCAGTGGTTCTTGTCGAGACAAAAACAGACGCAAGGAGTCGGTCATGTCAACTGCAGCCACGATGCGAGTGTTAAACGTTTTGAGGCATTGGGTCTCGAAACACGCTCAAGACTTCGAGTCTGATCAGACGTTGAAAAATCTGACGATCGAATTTCTCGAGGATATCATGTACTGCTCGAATCTTCTCCCAGCCGAACACAAAGCCGCGAGCCAACTTCTTCGATTGATCACGAAAGAAGAGCCAGAGAGCAACAAAGTGGATCTGAAGAAGCTGTTGGCATCTCCCACT GTGCAAACGAAAGAAAGCATCGAGACGCTATCGGCGCTTGAAATCGCAGAGCAAATGACGTACTTGGATCACAAGATCTTCGTGTCTATTTCAAGCGA GGAATTTCTTGGACAAGCGTGGATGAAAACTGACAAGGCTACGCGCGCACCGCACATTCTCCTGATGACGAAGAGATTCAACGAAGTGTCGCAGTTGGTCGTCTCCGAGATTATCCGGCGTTCGAATATGTCAGCGAGAGTCGCAGCGATCGAGAAGTGGGCCGCTGTCGCGGATATCAGCAGGGTTTTGCACAATTACAACGGTGTGCTACAGATTTGCGCGGCTTTTACGAACAGCAGCGTGTTCAGATTGAAGAAGACTTGGGAAAAAGTTTCGAAAACG ACGAAGCAAACGATCGAGAGACTACAGAATATCGTGTCTTCGGACGGTCGCTTTAGAAATCTACGGGACGCTTTGCATCGATGCGATCCACCTTGCATTCCTTATTTAGGATTATATCTGACCGATCTTTCTTTCATAGAAGAGGGTACACCAACTATGACCGAAGATGGCCTTTTAAACTTTTCCAAAATGAGAATG ATTGCCCACGTGATTCGAGAGATACGACATTTCCAGCAGACACCCTACAAGATCGAACTGATAACGAAAGTTACGAATTATCTGCTGGACCCGTCGTTGATGCTAAACGAGAAGGATCTATACCGCATGTCCTTGGAGATCGAGCCAAGAACATCCAGGCTAAGTAGTTCAACCTTAATTAATCTGCCACCTTCTGTGAGCCATACATCCACAAAGTAA